The Malus sylvestris chromosome 14, drMalSylv7.2, whole genome shotgun sequence genome segment CCGGAAGGAACGGTTGTGTTTAAGGATACAGTAGAGATCCTGGTGAAAATAAAGGCAATTACCGACGGAATGAGGTGGAAGAGCCAGATTATGGATCACGAGAGCGGATCTTTTAACCCAGAGAAAATTCTTCTTGCAGTGAAAACTTACTGGACTGgtgaaataaaaaaaggaaagctAGATGTAGTAGTGTATTCTTCTTTCCCCTTTGCTTGCAAttctacttttttcttttttctttttttgaactgtttttttttaacctctCTTCTCTTGGTGCATCATCAATGTTTTGCTCTGGGATTTTGTAAAAACAGTATAATCTGCTTCCAAGTGGGAAATTGGATAGTTTCTTCTTTGATCAATCGGAGGAGGATTTCAACTTGAGATCTCTTTCAGTATTGGGAGGAAAAGTGTCGCTAAACCGAGACCTAGTCAGTTTTTAGTTGTGAAGATAGTGTTATGGTTAGTGATTAAGCCTTACTGGTTTAGGAGTTGGGTAATCCATCCTATTGAAGCTTCatatattaaaattaatttgaataatCTTCCTTTACTTTTATCTTTGAGTTTTGTTATCTTTCTTCACGTAAaagtattttattataaaaagagATGTGGGATCCAATTTTCTTACATATGATATTGTAGCCTGTAGGTAATGTTGCCTGCTTTGAGAGTAGTCAAAGTTTGCCTACTCAATTGACAACTCAATTGGAGCTTGATTTTGCCTATATGGACCATAAAAACGAGGTTGGCTACTTATTTGTCTATTCCATTGGGGATGCTCTACCCTGACTCCTAATATTTGTGCAGATTGAGAGAAGGTTGTGGGCTTGTTATTAAACAATATTATTAGGGTGGGCAGGTATAATCTGGCGAATTGGGCAGGCCAATTAGGCATACTGAAGTCCTGGGTAGTTGTTAAAGTTACAATGGTGGGGATAGAAGGACTCCCCAACTAGTAGGCTAGTGAGGCTTCACGGAAGTTAAGATTTCATTATAATCAATTGATAATTCAAGAAGTAGCCTAATTTTTTATGGATGCGTTTGTCGCACTAGATTAGCTttaaggactaagctggactggcttagaataGATTAAGTTGTACTAACTTAGTGGAGCGTTTGGTGTACTATTGGACTAAGAAgcaagataataaaaataaaaataattaattttttttttcttgttcttgaACACTCTCCATGGACCAAGAAACCTCTCTCTaccctctcctttttttttttttttttttttttgagaaaaactaatgaaaatggtttgaaaactttgagttttaacaataaggacaaaataaagggtaaggtgaataataccatgattgactttttagtgtaaaaatgtggtttttcgttaaaatgaataatatctgaagtttttcgttaaagttccattttttttgtCTAAATTCCGCAACTTTCGACCTCCATTTCAATCGATAAAGCTCCCAGATCACGAAACTCAACACAATCACAAAATTCAATTGAAATCAAAATCGAAATCGCAGATAGGTCTCCTGTATCCGCGACAACGATGCTTATGGTGTCTTTACAAAACCCAATGACGACGCTCAGATTTTGATTCCGACTTGAGTCTAGGTAGCGAACCAGGATCGAACTGTCAATAATCTCATCTCCTCGTGCTTGGAAATCACCGGGTCAGGTCAGTTTGTGCTTGGTCTGGTGGTGTGATTTCGAAGGATAGAGGACATGAGCGGAGAAGGAGAGTATGCGATTCTAGGTTCGGGGCGAGGAGAAAGGGAAATGAAGCGAAGTGGGCATCCGTGAGACAATGAGAGCAGTAGAGAGAGAGGTGTCTTAGTGAGTCCCATGGTTTTCTTTGGGGGGGGGGCGGATATGCTAAGACCGGCTAGCCTCGTTGTTAGTCGAGGTGAGTCCTCGCTAGCACCATTTAATTTAGTCCCTGCTACTTAGTACTACTGGTccagtggtattcctcttcacttgtaagtgagaggtcataggttcgattcttgctaAATAcgacattattgctaacccactGTGAGGATAAGCCCATCCTCTCTCCcttagtgtatataatatcgtttgttcaaaaaaaaaaaaagaattagtcCCGCAAGCAAACAAACATGGATTGCACTAAATCTttgatccaatccaatccagtGAGAGCTAAAGAAGGCAAACAAATGCCCCTTAGGGACATCTTGATATAGAATCCTAATTTTTAAATGTCATAAACTAAACATCTATTCCTTTTGCAATTTTGAATAAACATTTTCCCTACAATTTTGGatcttaattttatttcattagaaACCTATTTAGGTTAGCATTCCCTTTTTTCCTCCTATTTTTAGGCGTCTCTTACTATGATGATtcaagatttttttattttttattaaaatatttattttagtaaattaaataGAATGTAACAAAACTCATTGCTAGGTACATTTGGTTATATCGGTATGTTTGAATATAATGGTACATTTGGTTACTTGGTACATTTGGctttttggtacatttgaatttttggtacatttggtttcttagtacatttgaatatttggtaCATTTAGTTAttggtacatttgaatttttgataCGTTTGTTTTCAAAACATAAGTTTTATTACCTTTTTTcctaataatgaggaattactttaattaattattattatttttttatagaaagagtcGTTAACAATGTAAAAGTTTaaattactttaattaattttttttgttttatagaaAAAGTCATTAAAACGTAGGAGTTTAAAGAACCAGGAAATTAAAATTTCCTAAATTGTAGTCAATTAGTTACAAGATGAAGTGAAGATGCCTTTAAAGAAATTAtatgtaatttaaaaaattgaaaaatgttgatgtggcaatTGGTTAAAACCTCGTAATAAAATCTTAGAAAGGAACAAATGTTTGATCTAAAATGTATTGAAAAAAATGTAAGGATTCTAATTCCTCCCTTTAAATATGTAACTTACAAGACTTGTAGTTGAAGTAACAtttattcatttattcaagATTCTGTTCGATTTCCCGTGTTCAAGGCTTCAATCTTTATTAGTAGATGATGGACCCAAACAATCACACATAGTGGTGGAGGGGCCCGTATGTATGGTGAGAGGGCTTTGCTTATCCTGGACCTGATTGTACTGGAACTGCACCCCAGTTGGGTGTGAGAGTGACACTTGGCTTAGATGTCACTAGGATCaaaattcaagcaaacatagacctaataatttaataaataacaCAACTTATGCAGGAGGAAGAAATCAAACAAATAGCTCCAATCACAAAATGATGTGAATCTGATGCCTTATTTAAATCCCAAAATTTCCCCCATTTATTAAAGTGAAAACACATCGAAAATTAGAAATTCAAGCATTAAACAATGTATGTTACACATCAGTTTTTTATTCATTAGACGAGACGAGTTCAATTAATCTCTTTTAAATTATATAATGacattttatcatttaattcGCCAAATATGTCACATATTGTTgtataataaaattatttaaaacataCGAGTCATATGATACATGTGACTTATGATCAATAACCCATTGTATGTTTAAGATAAGAGCACTAAATGATGTTTCATCTCATAAATCATGTCGAATATTGAAATCGTAAAATATCTCTACATATAAAGCCAGGAAGCCTTTTTGGAGTCATTgatttcacaaaaaaatttagaacATAAATGTTCCCCAaacaaaaaagttcaaaaacaaTCTAAAATTATTCTTAAAACCTTTGTGCGTATCCACGAAGGgagttgagttttttttttacttgatggaataagagaggaagatagtgaaaaaaagaataaaaacaaaatggttaaaataaagaacaaaaaagaaaaacacataaaaaaaattaaaaaaaaagtctttgCATCTACAACCTCCGCTGGGCTTCTAGTTTGTTGGCTACCACCAGTGTGGGTTCGTGCATATGTATTTGGGACGGTCATGTTCCCCAAACCaataaactccataaaaattacataaacatttTGGGTGGACCGCGGATGCTGGAGGAGGGGATTGATTATTTCGATTGAAAGGATCAAATTGCATCGAACGCAGTCGATTGAAGCACAAAAGGAAGAAGATTTTGGCGATGGGGGATGCCAAGAGGaacacttcttcttcttcttccggcAGTGACGAGGAGATACAAGCACAAGTGGCCAAGGCGGTGGAGGAGGTGAAGGAGCTGCAGGACAAAGCTGCTTCCTTTGTATCCAGAGCCGCCACCGACGAGCAATCCCTCCGCCAGCGCGCCCAATCTCTCGATTCCTCCATCCGCCGCCTCCGCTCCCAGCTTTATTCCCTGCTTTCCAGCAAGGCCTTGGATCCCAAGTTAGCAGAAAAGGTAAGTTCTTTCGACCCCTTTTCTGGTTTTTGTTTCCTTGTGCTGCTTCTGCATGTCTGTGCATGTAAATCCAACTTCTGAAATTGCTGATTTAGCTTATTTTCTGGATCCATTCATTGCCCATTTTGTGATTTTGCTTTCTGGGATTgtaatttttcatgaaattgtaATGGAATGTTTGGAATTGATGGGTGTTTTGGATGGATATGTTAATGGCAGCTGGAAGAAGATTTGCAGAGGGCCACATGTGTGTTGGTGGATGGCGAGGCCGCTTCATTTCTTCCTGGGAAATCTCAGGGTACCCTTTTCATTAACTGCCTCATTGATCATTTAATCTGAGGTTTTTGCTTTAGTTTTGTGTTAATTGATTGGATTGAGCCGTTGTATTTATGTTAAAGGGTTAAAATTTATGCAGGAGGAGGGTTTCTGAGGATGTTTCTCGGTCCTATCAATGTACGTTCCTCTAGCAAAGATATCCAACTCAAGGTTAAAGAGGAATACAACGCATACAGAGTACGTAATAGTCTTATTGCTTTACGCTTTTGTCCCAATTTGCTTTTGATTCTGGTATAGAACATATATCGTGAGCTACATATACACAATGTTTTGAAAACTGGAGGAATATATTCATCTTGCATTGGAGGTAACAATAGTATTCCTTACTTTAAATATGCTAAGTGAAGAATCAGTTCTTGGGATCATGCCTTTAGTTCATAGTTACCTACTGAGCCAACTAATTACAGTCAATCGAACCTAGGAAGAACCTAAGACTTATTCATGCTTAAGTGGTTTCACATACAAAAAAAGACCACTTTGTCTCTTTCTTGAATTATTTTTCCAAGGATGGtttttgtttcccttttttaATAGCCCTTTGAATGACACAAGTGACATAAACGTTCTCTATGATTTCAGTATAACTGGGGTTTATTCCTTCATTCCATGACTTTTttgtctttatttttatttttatttcctcTCACTAACAAGCTATCTTGAATTGCGGTAGGTATACGTTTAAATACAACTAGAAGGCCCTTGAGGTTAAATTGACTACTTATTCTTCCATCAGAGATAAATAAGTGTGCTTGGAAATTCTTATCGTTCATCTTAGTGATTTATGCTAATCAACATAACCTCAAGGTCATAAATGTTTTACTTGCCCCCTTTTTGTAATTATGCCTTCTTATTTTCGTTGAGATCTGCTCCCTGAGGGTAGAATTGACTCATATAGTATGCTTTCCCTCATGCTGCTTCGTTGCTCTTTATCTCATATAGCTACTTTCTCCATCTTGACTACAAAGAATGTCAAGCAAAAATAGTTTGAGCAGCTTACTTACAATGATATTGCTCTGGAGCAGGATAGAACTGCCCTACTATTCCTTATTTTTCCAGCAACACTACTAATACTAAGATCTTGGATTTGGGATGGATGTTTGCCAGCATTTCCAGTTCAGGCTTACCAGGTACATTGAGATCACGTGTTTCATATCATATGATTTGAATGTGCTGATATTTGTGTCTATATGGATGATTTCGTAATGGATTTGACTTGATTTTATACTTATCAAGGCATGGCTGTTATTCCTCTACACTGGTTTGGCCCTGCGAGAAAACATACTGAGAGTAAATGGAAGTGATATTCGTCCATGGTAAGTGCATAGCATCTTTCCTCCGacattttttccttttccctGGCTGTTATTCCTCTACACTGGTTTACAAGATAAAAT includes the following:
- the LOC126598781 gene encoding uncharacterized protein LOC126598781 isoform X2, with protein sequence MGDAKRNTSSSSSGSDEEIQAQVAKAVEEVKELQDKAASFVSRAATDEQSLRQRAQSLDSSIRRLRSQLYSLLSSKALDPKLAEKLEEDLQRATCVLVDGEAASFLPGKSQGGGFLRMFLGPINVRSSSKDIQLKVKEEYNAYRDRTALLFLIFPATLLILRSWIWDGCLPAFPVQAYQAWLLFLYTGLALRENILRVNGSDIRPWWIYHHYCAMFMALVSLTWEIKGQPNCSQKQRGVQLFLQWAMMQGVAMLLQNRYQRQRLYTRIALGKAKRMDVVWGETAGVDGQLWILCPILFVLQGFEAYVGIQLLTTAFIGVVSEWQKG
- the LOC126598781 gene encoding uncharacterized protein LOC126598781 isoform X1 yields the protein MGDAKRNTSSSSSGSDEEIQAQVAKAVEEVKELQDKAASFVSRAATDEQSLRQRAQSLDSSIRRLRSQLYSLLSSKALDPKLAEKLEEDLQRATCVLVDGEAASFLPGKSQGGGFLRMFLGPINVRSSSKDIQLKVKEEYNAYRDRTALLFLIFPATLLILRSWIWDGCLPAFPVQAYQAWLLFLYTGLALRENILRVNGSDIRPWWIYHHYCAMFMALVSLTWEIKGQPNCSQKQRGVQLFLQWAMMQGVAMLLQNRYQRQRLYTRIALGKAKRMDVVWGETAGVDGQLWILCPILFVLQGFEAYVGIQLLTTAFIGVVSEWQVSFCGVLLVLMAVGNFVNTVQTLMVKSRFKAKMKRSKSKQDL